One Deefgea tanakiae genomic region harbors:
- a CDS encoding YbdD/YjiX family protein has protein sequence MLDLSFLLPASARAARVELSDETFQDEYDRYVAEQRLTNPYGVLMSPDDFRRYSLGSNWLTGLKDTAQKVVQTCRLMVGIHDYEYYLDHMRSQHPGAKPFTRDEFYRYCLDARFPSAGNVNKCPC, from the coding sequence GTGCTTGATCTGAGCTTTTTGCTCCCAGCCTCTGCCCGCGCTGCGCGGGTAGAGTTGAGCGATGAGACGTTTCAGGATGAATATGATCGCTACGTGGCCGAACAGCGACTCACGAATCCCTATGGCGTCTTGATGAGCCCAGATGATTTCAGGCGCTATAGCTTGGGGTCGAACTGGCTCACAGGGCTGAAAGATACGGCGCAAAAAGTGGTGCAAACGTGCCGCCTTATGGTTGGTATTCATGATTATGAATATTATCTAGACCATATGCGCAGTCAGCATCCCGGTGCGAAACCGTTTACCCGCGATGAGTTTTACCGCTATTGTTTGGATGCTCGCTTCCCGAGCGCCGGCAATGTCAATAAATGCCCATGCTAA
- a CDS encoding carbon starvation CstA family protein encodes MNSIKQWGVWMLIALVGAFSFAMLALSRGEHVNAVWLVLAAISCYSIAYRFYSKFIAEKVFELDDTRLTPAVRRNDGLDYVPTNKWVLFGHHFAAIAGAGPLVGPILAAQMGFLPGTIWILVGVMLAGAVQDFLILFISTRRDGRSLGEMAKQELGTIPGFIVMVGALGVMIIILSALALVVIKALAESPWGVFSIAATIPIALFMGIYMRYIRPGRIGEISVVGFVLMMAAIIYGGDIAAHPYWGPFFTMTGPQLTFALVLYGFIASALPVWLLLAPRDYLSTFLKIGVIAGLAIGIVFAAPELKMPAVTRFIDGSGPVFSGSLFPFLFITIACGAISGFHALVASGTTPKLIEKESHMRAIGYGSMLCESFVAIMALICASVLDPGIYFAMNSPAAVIGTTVESASTVINGWGFLITPEVLTQIAKDVGEHSILSRAGGAPTFAVGMAHIISDIFGSKAMMSFWYHFAILFEALFILTAVDAGTRACRFMVQDTVGVFIPGMARSTSWAGNMLGTAVAVSGWGFFVYQGVTDPLGGINTLWPLFGIGNQMLASMALLLGTVVLFKMKKERYVWVTLLPTTWLFITSMTAGWQKIFHENPKIGFLAQANRFQNAIADGTLLAPAKSIADMERIVFNNQINAGLCAFFMLVAVTMLIATIVHVRKALGHAHPTVNEIGGELQIEGSRA; translated from the coding sequence ATGAACTCAATTAAGCAGTGGGGCGTCTGGATGCTCATCGCGCTGGTGGGCGCGTTCTCCTTCGCTATGCTGGCGCTATCGCGCGGCGAACACGTCAATGCGGTGTGGTTGGTGTTGGCGGCAATTAGCTGCTACAGCATCGCCTATCGTTTTTATTCCAAATTTATCGCAGAAAAAGTATTTGAGTTGGACGATACGCGGCTTACGCCTGCGGTGCGTCGTAATGATGGCTTGGATTATGTTCCCACTAATAAATGGGTGCTGTTTGGCCATCATTTTGCGGCAATCGCGGGTGCGGGGCCGCTCGTTGGGCCGATTTTAGCGGCTCAGATGGGCTTTTTGCCGGGCACGATTTGGATCTTGGTCGGCGTGATGCTGGCTGGTGCCGTACAAGATTTCTTGATTTTATTCATCTCAACGCGTCGCGATGGACGTTCTCTCGGCGAAATGGCCAAACAAGAGTTGGGTACGATTCCTGGCTTTATTGTGATGGTCGGCGCATTGGGCGTGATGATTATCATCTTGTCTGCGCTCGCGCTGGTGGTCATTAAAGCCTTGGCGGAAAGCCCATGGGGCGTGTTTTCGATTGCGGCGACGATTCCAATTGCCTTGTTTATGGGCATCTATATGCGCTATATCCGCCCGGGCCGTATTGGTGAAATCTCGGTAGTCGGTTTTGTGTTGATGATGGCGGCGATTATTTATGGTGGCGACATTGCGGCGCATCCATATTGGGGCCCATTTTTCACGATGACCGGTCCGCAATTGACTTTTGCGCTGGTGCTGTACGGCTTTATCGCTTCGGCTTTGCCAGTGTGGCTCTTGCTAGCGCCGCGTGATTATTTGTCGACCTTCCTCAAAATCGGTGTGATTGCGGGTTTGGCGATTGGGATTGTGTTTGCAGCACCTGAACTCAAAATGCCAGCGGTGACGCGTTTTATCGATGGCTCTGGCCCGGTTTTCTCTGGCTCATTGTTCCCATTCTTGTTTATTACGATTGCCTGCGGGGCCATCTCCGGCTTTCATGCCTTGGTGGCATCAGGCACAACGCCAAAACTGATTGAGAAAGAAAGCCATATGCGTGCAATTGGCTATGGTTCGATGTTGTGCGAGTCATTCGTGGCCATCATGGCGCTGATTTGTGCTTCTGTGCTCGATCCGGGTATTTATTTTGCGATGAATTCGCCAGCGGCAGTGATTGGTACCACCGTAGAGAGCGCTTCTACCGTCATTAATGGCTGGGGCTTTTTGATTACGCCAGAGGTACTCACGCAAATCGCTAAAGACGTCGGTGAGCATTCGATTTTATCGCGTGCAGGTGGCGCACCAACGTTTGCAGTCGGTATGGCACATATCATTTCTGATATTTTTGGCAGCAAAGCCATGATGTCGTTCTGGTATCACTTTGCGATTCTGTTTGAAGCCTTATTTATTCTGACTGCCGTCGATGCCGGTACCCGTGCTTGCCGCTTTATGGTGCAAGACACGGTGGGGGTATTTATTCCAGGCATGGCACGAAGCACTTCGTGGGCGGGCAATATGCTGGGAACGGCGGTCGCCGTTTCGGGCTGGGGTTTCTTTGTGTACCAAGGCGTGACTGATCCACTGGGCGGCATCAATACGCTGTGGCCGCTATTTGGGATTGGCAATCAAATGTTGGCGTCAATGGCGCTGCTGCTTGGTACGGTGGTGCTGTTTAAGATGAAGAAAGAGCGCTATGTATGGGTGACGTTGCTGCCTACTACATGGCTATTTATTACGTCGATGACGGCGGGTTGGCAGAAAATCTTCCATGAAAACCCAAAAATTGGTTTTCTCGCCCAAGCGAATCGTTTCCAAAATGCCATTGCCGATGGCACCTTGCTGGCACCGGCTAAGAGCATCGCGGATATGGAGCGAATTGTATTTAACAATCAAATCAATGCGGGTTTGTGCGCCTTCTTTATGTTGGTCGCAGTAACGATGTTGATTGCAACGATTGTTCACGTTCGGAAAGCACTTGGCCATGCTCATCCAACCGTGAATGAAATTGGTGGAGAGCTGCAGATCGAGGGCAGTCGTGCTTGA
- the btsR gene encoding two-component system response regulator BtsR: protein MRALIVDDEPLARDELRSLLLAEGIEVVGEASHAIEGMQLINQLRPEVVFLDIQMPRISGLEMVAMLDPERQPLIVFVTAYDEHAVKAFEEQAFDYLLKPVEALRLGKTLARLRKSQGSAPDYGALAPREALKQLPCHRHDRIVLLPIDELEFVTARLSGVYLVGREGHEHFTELTLKTLEEKTKLLRCHRQHLVNPDKIAEIVLLDGGGAELLTRGGLSVPVSRRYLKLLKEKLGVFA, encoded by the coding sequence ATGCGTGCCTTGATTGTTGATGATGAGCCGCTCGCTCGTGATGAGCTACGCAGCTTATTGCTTGCAGAAGGCATTGAGGTCGTTGGCGAGGCGAGCCATGCCATCGAAGGCATGCAATTAATTAATCAACTGCGGCCTGAGGTAGTTTTTCTTGATATTCAGATGCCGCGAATTTCTGGCCTGGAGATGGTGGCTATGCTCGACCCTGAGCGGCAACCCTTGATTGTGTTTGTGACTGCGTATGATGAGCATGCAGTGAAAGCATTTGAAGAGCAGGCGTTTGATTATTTGCTTAAGCCTGTTGAAGCGCTGCGTTTGGGTAAAACACTGGCGCGATTAAGAAAATCGCAAGGGAGTGCGCCCGATTACGGTGCCTTGGCGCCACGAGAAGCGCTAAAGCAATTGCCTTGCCATCGGCATGATCGGATTGTGTTGCTGCCAATTGATGAGCTTGAGTTTGTCACCGCGCGTTTGTCTGGTGTGTATTTGGTTGGTCGAGAAGGTCATGAGCATTTCACTGAACTCACACTGAAAACATTGGAAGAAAAAACCAAGCTATTGCGTTGCCATCGTCAGCATTTGGTGAATCCAGACAAAATCGCTGAAATTGTCTTGCTCGATGGTGGTGGTGCCGAGTTACTCACGCGTGGTGGATTGAGCGTGCCGGTGAGTCGGCGTTATTTAAAGTTACTGAAAGAGAAGTTGGGGGTATTTGCCTAA
- a CDS encoding sensor histidine kinase: MLSQQLTLVLLLLQQTCVFLVIAWLLARTPLFTPLMQVTIRLPHKLTCYLVFSGFCILGTQLGLKVDDSIANIRAIGAVLGGLLGGPSVGLAVGFTGGFHRYTLGGPTDLACMISTICEGLFGGAVHRVLIRRGRVDLLFQPMLVGSVALVAEMMQMLIILAVTRPWSTALSVVSHVALPMLVANSVGAALFMRLLLDRRALAEQFSNAFSAHALRIAARTEGVLRAGFNEANSMKVARIISEETGVGAVAITDREKLLAFTGTGSDHHLPGTPITSQHTLHAIRDNRVVYADGNEVAYQCSIHADCRLGSTLVIPLQDADDQVIGTIKLYEPKGRLFAKLNRTLGEGIAKLLLRQILTGRIEAQRALLAQSEIKLLHAQVNPHFLFNALNTLNAVIRIDPDRARTLVQHLSTFFRKNLKRPDEVVALADELEHINAYLQIELARFGDRLNVAVEIDPVFLQVRLPAFSLQPLVENAIKHGTSQLLGMGQLTLSAELGSRANTLLLHVEDNAGLFEPSRKSSDGMGMSLVDRRLKARFGPEYGLSVEKIPDQFTRITLTLPLTEEIA, encoded by the coding sequence ATGCTCAGTCAGCAGCTCACCCTTGTTTTGCTTTTGTTGCAGCAAACTTGCGTCTTTTTGGTGATCGCTTGGTTGTTGGCGCGCACGCCTTTGTTCACGCCCTTGATGCAGGTGACGATCCGTTTGCCACACAAGCTGACTTGTTACTTGGTGTTTTCTGGTTTTTGTATCTTGGGTACGCAGCTGGGTCTAAAAGTGGATGACTCAATCGCCAATATTCGCGCGATTGGTGCCGTGTTGGGTGGTTTGCTCGGTGGGCCATCGGTTGGTTTGGCGGTGGGATTTACCGGTGGATTTCATCGCTATACCTTGGGTGGCCCCACTGATCTTGCCTGCATGATTTCAACGATTTGCGAAGGTTTGTTTGGCGGCGCGGTACATCGAGTGCTAATTCGCCGTGGCCGTGTTGATCTCTTATTTCAGCCCATGCTGGTGGGTTCAGTCGCTTTGGTTGCGGAAATGATGCAGATGCTAATTATTTTAGCGGTGACGCGTCCTTGGAGTACGGCGCTTTCCGTGGTGAGTCATGTTGCATTGCCGATGTTGGTCGCCAATAGCGTCGGCGCCGCATTGTTTATGCGTCTTTTACTGGATCGGCGTGCATTGGCAGAGCAGTTTTCGAATGCGTTTTCGGCACATGCGCTGAGGATCGCCGCGCGTACCGAAGGTGTGCTGCGCGCCGGTTTTAATGAAGCCAATTCAATGAAAGTCGCGCGGATCATTTCAGAGGAAACCGGCGTGGGCGCGGTGGCGATTACCGATAGGGAAAAATTGCTAGCGTTTACTGGAACGGGCTCCGACCACCATTTGCCCGGTACGCCGATTACCTCGCAGCACACATTGCACGCGATTCGTGATAATCGGGTGGTGTACGCCGATGGGAATGAAGTGGCCTACCAATGTTCAATTCATGCGGATTGTCGCTTGGGCTCGACCTTGGTGATTCCTTTGCAAGACGCCGACGATCAAGTGATCGGCACGATTAAGCTGTATGAGCCCAAGGGGCGCCTGTTTGCCAAACTCAATCGCACCTTGGGTGAGGGTATCGCGAAGCTATTGTTGCGGCAAATTTTAACTGGGCGAATTGAGGCGCAGCGCGCCTTGCTGGCACAGTCCGAAATTAAACTGCTGCATGCACAAGTGAATCCGCATTTTTTATTTAATGCGCTCAATACACTGAATGCCGTGATTCGAATTGATCCTGATCGTGCTCGCACCTTGGTGCAGCATTTATCAACCTTCTTCCGTAAAAATCTCAAACGACCCGATGAGGTGGTCGCCTTAGCCGATGAGCTTGAGCACATCAACGCTTATTTACAGATTGAGCTGGCGCGCTTTGGTGACCGCTTGAATGTGGCGGTGGAGATTGACCCCGTCTTTTTGCAAGTGCGCTTGCCTGCATTCTCGCTACAGCCCTTGGTTGAGAACGCGATTAAGCATGGCACTTCACAGCTTTTGGGTATGGGTCAGCTGACCTTGTCGGCCGAGCTTGGCAGCCGCGCCAACACATTGCTGCTGCATGTAGAAGACAATGCAGGGCTATTTGAGCCCAGCCGAAAAAGTAGTGATGGCATGGGCATGAGTTTGGTTGATCGCCGCCTGAAAGCGCGGTTTGGCCCTGAATATGGCCTGAGTGTTGAGAAAATCCCCGATCAATTTACCCGCATCACTTTGACGCTGCCCCTAACAGAGGAAATTGCATAA
- a CDS encoding FmdB family zinc ribbon protein, giving the protein MPIYAYRCAECGHQGDHLQKMSDAPLATCPACHVEQYQKQLSAVSIALKTASSGTTQTSPVPHQCGPGCQH; this is encoded by the coding sequence ATGCCGATTTATGCTTATCGCTGCGCTGAATGTGGTCACCAAGGCGATCACTTACAAAAAATGAGTGATGCCCCCCTCGCCACATGCCCTGCCTGTCATGTAGAGCAATATCAAAAACAACTCAGCGCTGTCAGCATCGCACTCAAAACGGCCAGCAGTGGCACAACTCAAACCAGCCCAGTGCCACACCAATGCGGGCCGGGCTGCCAACATTAA
- a CDS encoding sensor histidine kinase: MSERASILIVDDAPENLEYLSSILSPIYKVRAASNGDRALAIVMSETPPDLILLDIMMPGIDGYEVCRQIKASPLRRSIPILFVTALGEETEEAKGLAMGAEDYISKPYSASIVLARVNTQLVINTQSRELECANAALSHTLAHLQQTQSELVENQKLAALGRMVAGLAHELNTPIGIALTTCTAMGSWVRTLSNSIEQGGLKRSSLLDYLQHTSEASEVLERALNRCAYLVESFKKLTIRDEDAVFSTFDLSDMVTMACYPVSDLLQAEGIQLQIHVAPIQMLSCPMLIVDVFNHLIRNAKEHAFIDQVQPLICIEAAARDGLVTISVSDNGCGIPEALQDRIFEPMFTVTLGNGGLGLGLSIVWDIVTNRLGGSIRVQNQLGGGCRFVMVLPQELKPSANAL; the protein is encoded by the coding sequence ATGAGCGAGCGAGCAAGTATTTTAATCGTGGATGATGCGCCAGAGAATCTGGAGTATTTAAGCAGTATCTTGTCGCCGATCTATAAAGTACGCGCAGCGAGCAATGGGGATCGAGCGCTGGCGATTGTGATGTCGGAAACGCCGCCAGATTTAATCCTGCTGGATATTATGATGCCAGGTATTGATGGCTATGAAGTTTGCCGTCAAATAAAAGCCAGCCCTTTGCGACGTAGTATTCCCATTTTATTTGTCACGGCCTTGGGCGAGGAAACAGAGGAGGCGAAGGGCTTGGCAATGGGGGCGGAGGATTACATTAGCAAACCCTACAGTGCCTCGATTGTGTTGGCTCGTGTTAATACTCAGTTGGTAATCAATACGCAATCACGCGAATTGGAATGCGCAAATGCGGCGCTATCGCATACGCTGGCCCATTTGCAGCAAACTCAGTCTGAGCTGGTCGAGAATCAAAAATTGGCCGCATTGGGGCGTATGGTGGCGGGGTTGGCGCATGAGCTTAATACTCCGATTGGTATTGCGCTGACCACCTGTACGGCGATGGGGAGTTGGGTACGGACGCTGTCCAATTCGATCGAACAGGGAGGGTTGAAACGATCTTCGTTGCTTGATTATCTACAGCACACCAGTGAGGCGAGCGAAGTCCTTGAGCGCGCCTTAAATCGTTGCGCCTATCTGGTTGAAAGCTTTAAAAAATTGACCATTCGGGATGAGGACGCGGTATTTAGTACATTTGACTTGTCAGATATGGTCACCATGGCCTGTTATCCAGTTTCTGATTTGTTGCAAGCTGAGGGTATTCAACTACAAATTCACGTAGCTCCGATCCAAATGTTGAGTTGCCCCATGTTGATTGTCGATGTATTCAATCATTTAATCAGAAACGCGAAAGAGCATGCGTTTATCGACCAAGTACAGCCCTTGATTTGTATCGAGGCTGCGGCTAGAGATGGCTTGGTTACGATTTCCGTTAGCGATAACGGTTGCGGTATCCCTGAGGCGCTACAAGATCGAATCTTTGAGCCGATGTTTACAGTGACGCTGGGTAATGGCGGGTTGGGGCTTGGGCTGAGTATTGTCTGGGATATTGTCACCAATCGCTTAGGTGGTTCAATTCGAGTGCAAAATCAGCTCGGCGGCGGTTGTCGTTTTGTGATGGTTTTGCCGCAGGAGTTAAAGCCCTCGGCTAATGCGTTGTGA